Proteins found in one Serratia plymuthica genomic segment:
- the aceK gene encoding bifunctional isocitrate dehydrogenase kinase/phosphatase, which yields MAAKLELLIAQTILQGFDAQYGRFLEVTAGAQQRFERADWPAVQQAMKKRIHLYDHHVGLVVEQLKCITGQKYFDADFPCRVKAVYTDLLPEYPRFEIAESFFNSVYCRLFRHRDLTPEKLFVFSSQPEGRFRDIPRPLSRNFTAGGDVPAMLHTLLTDLPLRLPWENLPRDIHYITLALQQSFSAQQLAGATFQIANELFYRNKAAWLVGKLRLAEGVYPFLLPIHHSDSGALFIDTCLTSKAEASIVFGFARSYFMVYAPLPAAMVEWLREILPGKTTAELYMAIGCQKHGKTECYREYLTFMARSQEQFIIAPGVKGMVMLVFTLPSFDRVFKVIKDQFAPQKEVTQAQVMACYQLVKEHDRVGRMADTQEYENFVVDKARLSPELLAELQREVPDKLEDLGDRIVIKHLYMERRMTPLNLYLEQASEQQIRDAIEEYGNAIKQLAAANIFPGDMLFKNFGVTRHGRVVFYDYDEICYMTEVNFRDIPPPRYPEDELASEPWYSVSPNDVFPEEFRHFLCGDRRIRQVFEEMHSDLFEADYWRGLQQRIRDGYVEDVFAYRKKRRFSQRSGTELPAISATA from the coding sequence ATGGCGGCAAAACTGGAGCTGTTGATCGCTCAGACGATCCTGCAGGGCTTTGATGCGCAATACGGCCGTTTCCTTGAGGTGACCGCCGGCGCGCAGCAGCGCTTTGAGCGGGCGGATTGGCCGGCCGTGCAGCAGGCGATGAAAAAGCGTATCCATCTGTATGATCATCATGTCGGTCTGGTGGTGGAGCAACTCAAGTGCATCACCGGGCAAAAATATTTCGATGCGGATTTCCCTTGCCGGGTGAAGGCGGTCTATACCGATTTGTTGCCGGAGTACCCGCGTTTCGAGATTGCCGAGAGCTTCTTTAATTCGGTTTACTGCCGTCTGTTCCGGCATCGCGATCTGACGCCGGAAAAGTTGTTTGTTTTCAGTTCTCAGCCGGAAGGGCGTTTTCGCGACATCCCGCGCCCGCTGTCGCGCAATTTTACCGCCGGCGGCGACGTCCCGGCGATGCTGCACACCCTGCTGACCGATTTACCCCTGCGTTTGCCGTGGGAAAACTTGCCGCGCGATATTCATTACATCACCCTGGCATTGCAGCAGAGTTTCAGCGCACAACAACTGGCGGGGGCGACGTTCCAGATCGCCAATGAGCTGTTTTACCGCAACAAGGCTGCCTGGCTGGTCGGCAAACTGCGATTGGCGGAGGGGGTTTATCCTTTCCTGCTGCCTATTCATCACAGTGATTCCGGCGCGCTGTTTATCGACACCTGCCTGACCAGCAAGGCCGAGGCCAGCATCGTGTTCGGCTTCGCCCGCTCGTACTTCATGGTTTATGCACCGTTGCCGGCGGCTATGGTCGAGTGGCTGCGCGAGATCCTGCCGGGTAAAACCACCGCCGAGTTGTATATGGCGATTGGCTGCCAGAAGCACGGTAAAACAGAATGTTACCGCGAATACCTGACGTTTATGGCCCGCTCGCAGGAGCAGTTCATCATCGCGCCCGGGGTTAAGGGCATGGTGATGCTGGTATTTACTCTGCCGTCGTTCGATCGGGTATTCAAAGTGATTAAAGATCAGTTCGCACCGCAAAAAGAGGTGACGCAGGCGCAGGTGATGGCCTGTTATCAACTGGTGAAAGAGCACGATCGCGTCGGACGTATGGCGGATACCCAGGAATACGAGAATTTCGTCGTCGACAAGGCGCGTCTCAGCCCGGAGCTGTTGGCGGAGCTGCAGCGCGAGGTGCCGGACAAGCTGGAGGATCTGGGCGATCGCATCGTAATCAAGCATCTGTATATGGAAAGGCGCATGACGCCGCTGAACCTGTATCTGGAGCAGGCCAGTGAGCAGCAGATACGCGATGCGATTGAGGAGTACGGCAACGCCATCAAGCAACTGGCGGCAGCCAATATTTTCCCCGGCGATATGCTGTTCAAGAATTTCGGCGTGACCCGTCACGGGCGGGTGGTGTTCTACGATTACGATGAAATTTGCTACATGACCGAGGTGAATTTCCGCGATATTCCGCCGCCGCGCTATCCGGAAGACGAACTGGCCAGCGAGCCCTGGTACAGCGTGTCGCCGAACGACGTGTTTCCGGAGGAATTCAGGCATTTTCTGTGCGGTGATCGACGCATCCGCCAGGTGTTTGAAGAGATGCACAGCGATCTGTTTGAGGCCGACTACTGGCGCGGGTTGCAGCAGCGCATCCGCGATGGGTATGTGGAGGACGTGTTCGCTTACCGCAAGAAGCGGCGTTTCAGTCAGCGTAGCGGCACGGAGCTGCCCGCGATATCAGCCACCGCGTAG
- a CDS encoding bifunctional 4-hydroxy-2-oxoglutarate aldolase/2-dehydro-3-deoxy-phosphogluconate aldolase translates to MNNWKTSAEQILLAGPVVPVIVINKLEHAVPLAKALVAGGVRVLEVTLRTACAMDAIRAIAQEVPDAIIGAGTVINPQQLRQVTDAGAQFAISPGLTDELLKAATAGSIPLIPGISTVSELMLGMDYGLREFKFFPAEANGGVKALQAIGGPFPQVRFCPTGGISPGNYRDYLALKSVLCIGGSWLVPADALENGDYARITELARAAVAGAAA, encoded by the coding sequence ATGAACAATTGGAAGACAAGCGCAGAGCAAATCCTGCTGGCCGGGCCGGTCGTACCGGTGATCGTGATCAACAAGCTCGAACACGCGGTTCCGCTGGCAAAAGCCCTGGTCGCCGGCGGCGTGCGGGTGCTGGAAGTGACGCTGCGCACTGCGTGTGCGATGGATGCGATTCGCGCCATTGCCCAGGAAGTGCCGGACGCGATTATCGGCGCAGGCACCGTCATTAACCCGCAGCAATTGCGGCAGGTGACCGACGCCGGCGCACAGTTCGCCATCAGCCCGGGCCTGACCGACGAGTTGTTGAAAGCGGCCACCGCCGGTTCGATCCCGTTAATTCCCGGTATCAGCACCGTGTCTGAACTGATGCTGGGTATGGATTATGGCCTGCGCGAGTTCAAGTTCTTCCCGGCGGAAGCCAACGGCGGCGTGAAAGCGCTGCAGGCGATCGGCGGCCCGTTCCCGCAGGTGCGCTTCTGCCCCACCGGCGGCATTTCGCCGGGTAACTACCGCGACTATTTGGCGCTGAAAAGCGTGCTGTGCATCGGCGGCTCCTGGCTGGTGCCGGCGGATGCGCTGGAAAACGGCGACTACGCGCGCATCACCGAATTGGCGCGCGCAGCCGTTGCGGGTGCTGCGGCTTAA
- the edd gene encoding phosphogluconate dehydratase codes for MINPILSRVTQRIIDRSKESRTAYLARIEAARSQTVHRSQLACGNLAHGFAACQPDDKAALKNMVRSDIAIITAYNDMLSAHQPYENYPQRLKQALHAVGAVGQVAGGVPAMCDGVTQGQDGMELSLMSRDVIAMSSAIGLSHNMFDGALFLGICDKIVPGLVMSALSFGHLPALFVPAGPMSSGLPNKEKVRVRQLYAEGKADRLALLEAEAASYHGIGTCTFYGTANTNQMVMEVMGLHLPGASFVHPATPLRDALTDAAARQVTRLTETAGNYLPVGQLVDEKVVVNGIIALLATGGSTNLTMHMVAMARAAGIIINWDDFSELSDAVPLLCRIYPNGPADINQFQAAGGVALVVRELLKHGLLHEDVHTVAGFGLARYTQEPWLDNGQLAWREGVESSLDAKVIASIAQPFEHHGGTKVLSGNLGRAVMKTSAVPTDNQIIEAPAVVFESQHDIVPAFEAGKLDRDCVVVVRFQGPQANGMPELHKLMPPLGVLMDRGFKVALVTDGRLSGASGKVPSAIHVTPEAYTGGLLAKVQNGDPIRVNGRTGELELLVDTDVLAQRAPSQPDLSAEHVGCGRELFGALRSQLSGAEQGACCIKF; via the coding sequence ATGATCAATCCAATCCTGTCTCGTGTCACACAGCGCATCATCGACCGCTCAAAAGAGAGCCGAACCGCCTATCTGGCGCGTATCGAGGCCGCCCGCTCCCAAACCGTGCACCGCTCGCAACTGGCCTGCGGCAACCTGGCGCATGGCTTTGCCGCCTGCCAACCGGATGATAAAGCCGCGCTGAAAAACATGGTGCGCAGCGATATCGCCATCATCACCGCCTATAACGATATGCTTTCCGCCCACCAGCCTTATGAGAATTATCCGCAACGGCTGAAACAGGCGCTGCACGCGGTGGGAGCGGTCGGCCAGGTGGCCGGTGGCGTGCCGGCGATGTGCGATGGCGTAACCCAGGGCCAGGACGGCATGGAGCTGTCGCTGATGAGCCGCGACGTGATTGCCATGTCTTCCGCTATTGGCCTGTCGCACAACATGTTCGACGGTGCGCTGTTTCTCGGCATTTGCGATAAAATCGTACCGGGGCTGGTGATGTCCGCCCTGTCCTTCGGCCATTTGCCTGCGCTGTTTGTCCCCGCCGGCCCGATGAGCAGCGGTTTGCCGAACAAAGAAAAGGTACGCGTACGCCAGCTGTACGCCGAAGGCAAGGCTGACCGCCTGGCGCTGCTGGAAGCGGAGGCCGCCTCTTATCACGGCATCGGCACCTGCACCTTCTACGGCACCGCCAACACCAACCAGATGGTGATGGAAGTGATGGGCCTGCACCTGCCGGGCGCGTCCTTTGTTCACCCCGCCACGCCGCTGCGCGATGCCCTGACCGACGCCGCCGCGCGCCAGGTCACCCGCCTGACCGAAACCGCCGGCAATTACCTGCCCGTCGGCCAACTGGTGGATGAAAAAGTGGTGGTGAACGGCATCATTGCGCTGCTGGCCACCGGCGGCTCCACCAACCTGACCATGCACATGGTGGCGATGGCGCGCGCTGCCGGCATCATCATCAACTGGGACGACTTCTCAGAACTGTCAGATGCGGTGCCGCTGCTGTGCCGCATCTACCCAAACGGCCCGGCGGACATCAATCAGTTCCAGGCTGCAGGCGGCGTAGCCTTGGTGGTACGTGAGCTCTTGAAGCATGGCCTGCTGCACGAGGATGTGCACACCGTGGCCGGTTTTGGCCTGGCGCGTTACACCCAGGAGCCGTGGCTGGATAACGGCCAACTGGCCTGGCGTGAAGGGGTGGAAAGTTCGCTCGACGCCAAGGTTATCGCCAGTATTGCCCAACCGTTCGAACATCACGGCGGCACCAAGGTGCTTTCCGGCAACCTCGGCCGGGCGGTGATGAAAACCTCGGCGGTGCCGACCGACAATCAGATTATCGAAGCGCCTGCGGTAGTCTTCGAAAGCCAGCACGACATCGTACCGGCGTTCGAAGCCGGCAAACTGGATCGCGATTGCGTGGTGGTGGTGCGTTTCCAGGGGCCACAGGCCAACGGCATGCCAGAACTGCACAAGCTGATGCCGCCGCTGGGCGTATTGATGGATCGCGGTTTCAAGGTGGCGCTGGTGACCGACGGCCGCCTGTCCGGCGCTTCCGGCAAGGTGCCCTCCGCCATCCACGTTACCCCGGAAGCCTACACCGGCGGCCTGCTGGCGAAGGTGCAAAACGGCGACCCGATCCGCGTTAACGGCCGCACCGGCGAGCTGGAATTGTTGGTCGACACCGATGTGCTGGCTCAGCGCGCCCCCTCTCAGCCGGACCTGAGCGCGGAACACGTCGGCTGTGGCCGCGAACTGTTCGGCGCCTTACGCAGCCAGCTTTCCGGCGCGGAACAAGGTGCCTGCTGCATTAAATTTTAA
- the gntU gene encoding gluconate transporter, with product MSTITLVGTAVGSVLLLLFLVMKARMHAFVALMLVSIAAGIFSGMPLDRIADTMQKGMGDTLGFLAIVVALGAMFGKILHEVGALDQIAAHLLKRFGQSKAHYALGIAGLICALPLFFDVAVVLLIGIVFAVARRTDGNIVKLAIPLFAGVAAAASFLLPGPVPMLLASQMKADFGWMIAIGLVAAILGMLIAGPLYGSFISRFVNWPMPADENEPTLNKGNLPSFGFSLALVLCPLVLVGMKTIGARLVTPGSQLQQWLEFIGHPFTAILIACLIVIYGLAKPRGMTNEQTLAICSAAVQPAGIILLMTGAGGVFKQILVDSGVGPALGDAMIGAGLPIAVACFALSAVVRVIQGSATVACLTTVGLVLPVTGQLGLGGGQLAALAICIAGGSIVLSHVNDAGFWLFGKFTGANELQTLKTWTVMETILGSVGGIIGMVAFTMF from the coding sequence GTGAGTACGATAACGCTGGTCGGTACCGCAGTCGGCTCGGTTTTACTGCTGTTATTCCTGGTGATGAAGGCGCGCATGCACGCCTTCGTTGCGTTAATGCTGGTGTCTATCGCCGCCGGTATCTTCTCCGGCATGCCGCTCGACCGCATCGCCGACACCATGCAAAAAGGCATGGGCGATACGCTGGGCTTTCTGGCGATTGTGGTGGCGCTGGGTGCCATGTTCGGCAAGATCCTGCATGAGGTCGGCGCGCTGGACCAGATTGCGGCGCATTTACTGAAACGTTTCGGTCAGAGCAAGGCGCATTATGCCCTTGGCATCGCCGGTTTGATCTGCGCCCTGCCGCTGTTCTTTGACGTGGCGGTGGTGCTGCTGATCGGCATCGTCTTTGCCGTGGCGCGCCGCACCGACGGCAACATCGTCAAGCTGGCCATTCCGCTGTTTGCCGGCGTCGCGGCAGCCGCTTCGTTCCTGCTGCCGGGGCCGGTGCCGATGCTGCTGGCCTCTCAGATGAAGGCCGATTTCGGCTGGATGATCGCCATCGGGCTGGTCGCCGCCATTCTCGGCATGCTGATTGCAGGCCCATTGTACGGCAGCTTTATCAGCCGCTTCGTTAACTGGCCAATGCCGGCGGACGAAAACGAACCGACGCTCAATAAGGGCAACCTGCCGTCATTTGGCTTTAGCCTGGCGCTGGTACTCTGCCCGCTGGTGCTGGTCGGCATGAAAACCATCGGCGCGCGGCTGGTCACGCCCGGCTCGCAATTGCAGCAGTGGCTGGAGTTTATCGGCCACCCGTTCACCGCCATTTTGATCGCCTGTCTGATCGTGATTTACGGTCTGGCGAAACCGCGCGGCATGACCAATGAACAAACGCTGGCCATCTGCTCTGCGGCGGTGCAACCCGCCGGGATTATCCTGCTGATGACCGGCGCGGGCGGCGTATTCAAACAGATCCTGGTGGATTCCGGCGTTGGCCCGGCGCTGGGTGACGCCATGATAGGCGCAGGCCTGCCGATCGCCGTAGCCTGCTTCGCGCTTTCCGCCGTAGTGCGGGTGATTCAGGGTTCTGCGACCGTCGCCTGCCTCACCACCGTCGGCCTGGTGCTGCCGGTCACCGGCCAACTGGGACTGGGCGGTGGGCAACTGGCCGCGCTGGCTATCTGCATCGCCGGCGGCTCGATTGTGCTCAGCCACGTGAACGACGCCGGTTTCTGGCTGTTCGGTAAATTTACCGGCGCCAACGAACTGCAAACGCTGAAAACCTGGACGGTGATGGAAACCATTCTGGGCAGCGTGGGTGGGATCATCGGCATGGTCGCCTTCACGATGTTTTAA
- the gntK gene encoding gluconokinase codes for MTNNQNRIYVIMGVSGSGKSAVAAAAARQLSAGFLDGDFLHPRSNILKMAAGEPLNDDDRAPWLAALNDAAFAMQRTNSVSIIVCSALKKHYRDRLRAGNGNLSFIYLHGDFPVIEARLAARNGHFFKPQMLVTQFAALEQPGIDESDVMAVDINQPLEGVIADTVRHIQSFLPQDVCA; via the coding sequence ATGACCAACAATCAAAACCGAATCTACGTCATCATGGGCGTTTCCGGCAGCGGCAAATCCGCCGTGGCCGCGGCGGCCGCCCGCCAACTGTCCGCCGGGTTCCTCGACGGCGATTTCCTGCACCCGCGCAGCAATATCCTGAAAATGGCCGCCGGTGAGCCGCTCAACGATGACGACCGCGCCCCGTGGCTGGCCGCGCTCAACGACGCAGCCTTCGCCATGCAGCGCACCAACAGCGTGTCGATCATCGTCTGCTCTGCGCTGAAAAAGCATTACCGCGACCGCCTGCGCGCCGGCAACGGCAACCTGTCATTCATCTATCTGCACGGCGATTTCCCGGTGATCGAAGCCCGTCTCGCTGCGCGCAACGGCCACTTCTTCAAACCGCAAATGCTGGTCACCCAGTTCGCCGCGCTGGAACAGCCGGGCATCGATGAAAGCGACGTGATGGCAGTCGACATCAATCAGCCGCTGGAGGGCGTCATTGCCGATACGGTGCGCCATATCCAAAGCTTCCTGCCGCAGGACGTGTGCGCGTGA
- the iclR gene encoding glyoxylate bypass operon transcriptional repressor IclR, with the protein MVTPAPAKRGKKPRAASPAASAATGQVQSLTRGLKLLEYIAEAQGNVALTDLAQQAGLPNSTTHRLLTTMQQQGFVRQVGDLGLWTIGSHAFVVGSSFLQSRNLLAMVHPTLRRLMEESGETVNLAVLDTSEYQAIIIDQVQCTALMRMSAPIGGKLPMHASGAGKAFLSTLSDEQVTKLLHKKGMQTYTQHTMTPHNLKEGLAQIRKQGFSFDDEEHALGLRCVAACIFDEHREAFAAISISGPVSRITDNRVIELGALVIHAAKEISLEYGGIR; encoded by the coding sequence ATGGTCACCCCCGCTCCCGCCAAACGCGGCAAAAAGCCCCGCGCCGCCTCACCGGCCGCCAGCGCGGCGACCGGTCAGGTTCAATCGCTGACCCGTGGCCTGAAACTGCTGGAATACATTGCCGAAGCCCAGGGAAACGTGGCGCTGACCGATCTGGCCCAGCAGGCCGGGCTGCCGAACTCCACCACCCACCGCCTGCTCACCACCATGCAACAGCAGGGATTCGTGCGGCAGGTGGGCGATCTGGGCCTGTGGACCATTGGCTCGCACGCCTTTGTGGTCGGCAGCAGCTTTCTGCAAAGCCGCAACCTGCTGGCGATGGTGCACCCGACGCTGCGCCGTCTGATGGAAGAATCCGGCGAGACGGTCAATCTGGCCGTGCTGGATACCAGCGAGTATCAGGCCATCATTATCGATCAGGTGCAATGCACCGCGCTGATGCGCATGTCGGCGCCGATCGGCGGTAAACTGCCGATGCACGCCTCCGGTGCGGGGAAAGCGTTTCTCTCTACCCTGTCGGATGAGCAAGTCACCAAACTGCTGCATAAAAAGGGCATGCAGACCTACACCCAGCATACGATGACGCCGCATAACCTGAAGGAAGGGCTGGCGCAGATCCGCAAGCAGGGCTTTTCCTTCGACGACGAAGAGCATGCCCTCGGCCTGCGCTGCGTGGCGGCCTGCATTTTCGACGAGCACCGGGAAGCCTTCGCCGCCATTTCGATCTCCGGCCCGGTGTCGCGCATCACCGACAACCGCGTGATCGAACTGGGCGCGCTGGTGATCCACGCCGCAAAAGAGATCAGCCTGGAGTACGGCGGCATACGCTGA